The following proteins are co-located in the Pseudanabaena sp. BC1403 genome:
- a CDS encoding DUF29 domain-containing protein encodes MAMGLYESDFYRWTLEQSEKLRACEVDGLDSKNLAKEIESLGRQESRELRAHFNVLLGHLLKWHLLPKEHSKIWQVTIDSERREVHWILRDSPSLKNKLREIIKDSYEAALYIVVLETPLDAKSLPQECPYTIEQILDLNFPEDIAKELD; translated from the coding sequence ATGGCAATGGGTCTGTATGAGTCAGATTTTTATCGTTGGACACTAGAGCAATCTGAAAAATTACGAGCATGTGAAGTTGATGGGCTTGACTCAAAAAATCTAGCTAAAGAGATTGAATCTTTGGGGAGACAAGAAAGTAGAGAGTTAAGGGCTCACTTTAATGTTTTGCTAGGTCATTTGCTAAAGTGGCATTTACTGCCAAAAGAGCATAGTAAAATTTGGCAAGTGACAATTGACAGCGAACGTCGAGAAGTTCACTGGATCTTGAGGGATAGCCCTAGCCTCAAAAATAAGCTTAGAGAAATAATTAAAGATAGTTATGAGGCGGCTTTGTATATAGTGGTGCTTGAAACTCCTCTGGATGCTAAAAGTTTGCCTCAAGAATGTCCTTATACGATTGAACAAATTTTGGATTTAAATTTTCCCGAGGATATTGCTAAAGAGTTGGACTAA
- a CDS encoding VOC family protein, translating to MQTAIANGALRRVHHIALNVRDMQVSCNFYGNILGLHQLVDDEVPSTLVNLVAAGKVANFRIPDGTVLDLFWEPELTPPDPDPQQQFTRANHLAFDIAPELFEQAVAVLRSQQVQIEGEPVTRPTGRGIYFYDPDGFLIEIRCDPS from the coding sequence ATGCAAACGGCGATCGCAAATGGAGCTTTACGACGAGTGCATCACATTGCTCTGAATGTGCGTGACATGCAGGTTTCTTGTAATTTTTATGGCAATATTTTGGGACTGCATCAACTTGTTGATGATGAGGTTCCTAGTACTTTAGTTAATTTAGTAGCAGCAGGCAAAGTTGCGAATTTTAGAATTCCCGATGGTACTGTTCTCGATTTGTTTTGGGAACCTGAACTTACGCCGCCCGATCCCGATCCGCAGCAGCAATTTACTCGTGCTAATCATCTAGCCTTTGATATTGCTCCAGAACTTTTTGAGCAAGCGGTGGCGGTATTGCGATCGCAGCAAGTCCAAATTGAGGGTGAGCCTGTTACTCGTCCTACTGGCAGAGGTATTTATTTTTATGACCCCGATGGATTTCTAATTGAAATACGCTGCGATCCTAGTTGA
- a CDS encoding protein tyrosine phosphatase family protein, with translation MDNRWLQLLGGIAFLILYLFFSAKTEMGTKLFMNQNSDRLAEIINFLQISDKLATAGQPTIKQFRSIADAGYETVINLALPTSDGAIANEAQLVQSFGMEYIAIPVNWESPTMADLDGFLQAMEQRQRQKIFVHCAKNMRVSAFVYLYRRLHLNCDREQAIADLHKIWQPNETWQKFIDAKLT, from the coding sequence ATGGATAATCGTTGGCTTCAACTTTTGGGAGGAATCGCATTTTTGATTCTGTATCTATTTTTCTCAGCCAAGACAGAAATGGGAACTAAGTTATTTATGAACCAAAATAGCGATCGCCTAGCAGAAATTATTAACTTTCTGCAAATTTCAGACAAACTAGCCACAGCAGGACAGCCAACTATCAAGCAGTTTCGATCAATTGCTGATGCTGGTTATGAAACAGTAATTAATTTGGCTTTACCTACTTCTGACGGAGCGATCGCTAATGAAGCACAGCTAGTTCAATCTTTCGGAATGGAATATATTGCCATTCCTGTAAATTGGGAAAGTCCGACAATGGCGGATTTAGACGGATTTCTACAAGCAATGGAACAACGCCAACGGCAAAAAATCTTTGTCCATTGTGCTAAGAATATGCGCGTTTCTGCCTTTGTCTATCTCTATCGTCGCTTGCATCTCAATTGCGATCGCGAACAAGCGATCGCGGATTTACATAAAATTTGGCAGCCCAACGAGACTTGGCAAAAATTTATTGATGCAAAACTAACTTAA
- a CDS encoding multicopper oxidase domain-containing protein — translation MDRQRRKILELGLGGMGLIGGAIACSPIISNRNSEQDKSSSNPPKKIAIPPMNLSAVSQERIKTSGLDPIATLREFDYGKVTQENGRTVREFQLTAQSKTVKLDAATDFITWNVNDRVPGPTLRATEGDRVRIAFANRGGHSHSLHFHGEHPSEMDGVKPIRNGAATIYEFDAMPYGVHLYHCHIEPVARHISKGLYGMFIIDPPTPRPPADEIVLIMAGYDTNGDGRNEMYAFNGLPHFYMQQPIAVQQNQLLRLYVLNMIEYDPVATFHIHANMFQVYRTGRSMSSNEESDVITMGTAERHILELTYRFTGKYMFHPHQDTIADAGCMGLFDVVAS, via the coding sequence ATGGATCGGCAACGTAGAAAAATATTAGAGTTGGGTCTTGGGGGGATGGGATTAATAGGCGGCGCGATCGCTTGTAGTCCAATCATCTCAAATCGCAATAGCGAACAGGATAAATCTTCGAGTAATCCGCCGAAAAAAATTGCAATTCCGCCGATGAACCTGAGTGCTGTCTCACAAGAACGGATTAAGACCAGTGGACTCGACCCGATCGCTACTTTACGAGAATTTGATTATGGAAAAGTTACCCAAGAAAATGGTCGCACAGTAAGAGAGTTTCAGCTAACAGCGCAAAGTAAGACCGTAAAGTTGGATGCGGCGACTGACTTTATTACTTGGAATGTGAACGATCGCGTGCCTGGTCCAACGCTCAGAGCAACAGAAGGCGATCGGGTGCGGATTGCTTTTGCGAATAGAGGAGGGCATTCTCATTCACTACACTTTCATGGCGAACATCCTTCGGAAATGGATGGAGTTAAGCCAATCCGTAATGGTGCTGCAACTATCTATGAATTTGATGCGATGCCCTATGGCGTTCATCTCTATCACTGTCATATCGAACCAGTGGCTCGCCATATCAGTAAAGGTCTATATGGCATGTTCATTATCGATCCGCCTACGCCTCGCCCACCTGCGGATGAGATTGTTTTAATTATGGCTGGCTATGACACGAATGGAGATGGGCGTAATGAGATGTATGCCTTTAATGGGCTTCCCCACTTTTATATGCAGCAACCGATCGCAGTCCAGCAAAACCAGTTACTGCGTTTATATGTCCTTAATATGATTGAGTACGACCCAGTAGCTACCTTTCATATCCATGCCAACATGTTTCAGGTTTATCGTACTGGGCGCAGCATGTCTTCAAATGAGGAAAGTGATGTGATCACAATGGGTACTGCTGAGCGGCATATTCTGGAGTTGACATATCGATTTACAGGTAAATATATGTTTCATCCGCACCAAGATACTATCGCTGATGCTGGCTGTATGGGGTTATTTGATGTGGTTGCTAGTTAA
- a CDS encoding helix-hairpin-helix domain-containing protein, producing MLSLVGAIAISACTNEPKVSTAPTTSVTSATTESKTESKTETPKDSKMAGHNSKVKININEAILSSLDKIEAELGIAGLSNKIQAARPYAKVEDLVSKKVVTAEQFEKIKDMVSIETIVLTGEAKDVDYLTKLGLMKGHMIVAKELLDLQKPDQAFPHIEHPVEEIYADVEAQLKERNVKEFKQSLMDLQQLVKSKPTDPSITAKYQEAMSSIDTAIAAIPEAQRQSPKLALQVINAILDTAGTEYMAAIANDKIKEIIEYQDSRGFTIYVEQLYKSIATTMEKDHPDTHKQFIASLEKLKSAYPSPLAPEKPVLSVAEMSTLIKANEQAATKVYAKS from the coding sequence TTGCTCTCACTAGTAGGTGCGATCGCAATCTCGGCATGTACTAACGAGCCTAAGGTTTCAACTGCTCCAACAACAAGCGTTACTAGTGCGACAACTGAGTCCAAAACCGAGTCCAAAACTGAGACTCCTAAAGACTCAAAAATGGCTGGTCATAATAGCAAAGTCAAAATCAATATTAACGAAGCAATTTTATCTTCCCTAGATAAAATTGAAGCGGAGTTAGGAATTGCTGGCTTGTCCAACAAAATTCAAGCAGCACGACCCTACGCGAAGGTTGAAGACTTAGTTTCAAAAAAGGTGGTAACTGCCGAACAATTTGAAAAAATTAAAGACATGGTTAGTATCGAAACTATTGTCTTGACAGGTGAAGCGAAGGATGTGGATTATTTGACCAAACTAGGTTTGATGAAAGGTCATATGATTGTGGCAAAAGAATTATTGGATCTTCAGAAGCCAGATCAAGCTTTTCCTCACATCGAGCATCCTGTAGAAGAAATTTATGCTGATGTAGAAGCTCAGCTTAAAGAGCGCAACGTCAAAGAATTTAAGCAATCGCTAATGGATCTACAACAGTTGGTCAAGTCTAAACCTACTGATCCAAGTATCACAGCTAAGTATCAAGAGGCAATGAGTAGCATTGATACTGCGATCGCGGCAATTCCAGAAGCTCAACGTCAATCACCAAAGTTAGCGCTACAAGTAATCAATGCAATTCTTGATACTGCTGGCACTGAATATATGGCAGCGATCGCCAATGACAAGATCAAAGAGATTATTGAATATCAAGATTCTCGCGGCTTCACAATCTATGTTGAGCAATTGTATAAGAGCATTGCTACAACAATGGAAAAAGATCATCCTGATACCCACAAACAATTCATTGCAAGTTTAGAAAAGCTCAAATCAGCTTATCCAAGTCCACTTGCTCCAGAAAAGCCTGTTTTATCTGTTGCTGAGATGTCAACACTGATAAAAGCAAATGAGCAAGCCGCTACTAAAGTTTATGCGAAATCATAA
- a CDS encoding FTR1 family protein, producing the protein MNPTKHNLDMDFSLTLPTFVITLREGVEAALVIGIVMAYLKRANRSHLNRWVFAGIGAGLIISGIVGVIFNWFMQSVGSSNPSISPILEPLLEGVFSVAAIVMLTWMLIWMTKQSRAIKGEIEDSLSNVLGKGRKAGLGIFGLILFAILREGFEVVLFISAKFQEGFMPAIGAISGIAAATAIAFALFKFGVQINIRAFFKIMGFMLLSIVSGLVISALGHFDNALRILSQSDRKSESICFYYEHFVREHSCVLGNMVWNSSKVLPAEKFPGAILSSLFGYTDKLYLVQAIAYVVFFAIVGTIYYRSLGDRLKTK; encoded by the coding sequence ATGAACCCTACTAAACACAATCTAGACATGGACTTCAGCTTAACTCTTCCAACCTTTGTCATTACCTTACGAGAAGGCGTTGAAGCCGCCTTAGTAATTGGCATTGTCATGGCATATCTCAAACGTGCCAACCGATCGCATCTTAATCGATGGGTATTTGCTGGTATTGGTGCTGGACTGATAATTAGCGGCATAGTCGGCGTAATATTTAATTGGTTTATGCAGAGCGTCGGTAGTAGCAATCCATCTATATCACCGATTTTGGAGCCATTACTCGAAGGTGTGTTTAGTGTTGCCGCGATCGTCATGTTGACTTGGATGTTGATCTGGATGACAAAACAGAGTCGGGCGATTAAAGGAGAAATCGAAGACTCTTTGTCGAATGTGTTAGGCAAAGGTAGAAAAGCTGGCTTAGGAATTTTTGGACTAATCTTATTTGCAATTTTGCGAGAAGGTTTTGAAGTCGTTTTATTTATTTCAGCAAAATTCCAAGAAGGATTTATGCCTGCAATCGGAGCCATAAGTGGAATTGCTGCCGCCACAGCGATCGCGTTCGCTTTATTTAAATTTGGTGTTCAGATTAATATCCGCGCCTTTTTTAAAATCATGGGATTTATGCTGCTATCGATTGTTTCGGGGTTAGTAATCTCTGCTCTTGGACATTTCGACAATGCTTTACGGATTTTGTCTCAAAGCGATCGCAAATCCGAATCAATTTGTTTCTACTACGAGCATTTTGTCCGAGAGCATTCTTGTGTCCTTGGCAATATGGTTTGGAATAGCAGCAAAGTATTACCTGCTGAGAAATTTCCTGGAGCGATCCTCAGTTCACTATTTGGCTATACTGACAAACTTTATCTAGTTCAAGCGATCGCCTATGTCGTATTTTTTGCGATCGTTGGCACAATTTATTATCGAAGTTTAGGCGATCGTCTAAAAACAAAATAA
- a CDS encoding AAA family ATPase: MSFNPKLCRNESEVESKLIVQYLLPALGYDPSKWHQEVALGGIRLDFLALLSPVFPSINDPSPKPCVVMEAKHPKQNLNFHVRRLRRYLAKLQVIYGVLTNGKDFRIYELVDDQIELIFQCEGLEIADKIEKISDIIGWDKLAGLATNKSINKPIPLTALPVPIDIKLPFPESNTLPFLESLQARIMKTIAIYHNKGGVGKTTTTINLAAAISRKGFKVLIIDLDSQANTTYAAGLMKFDTEEEDNLKDCNVYNIIFYPKSNYIHDVALKGSFTYPEVDVIPAHINLIWQENALIDQESSKFQLVKKLELVKNDYDVVLIDTPPSLNLYARIALIACDYLIIPSDLKPFANEGLRNVKNFVEQIDDFRSFTNRSSINILGVLPSKILTNANYIKATLPKQEKIVEERYGFSVLETRIFQREDLSRAIDNFVMEGDRQIPDPKSIFDFKPDSMSAAEFEELANEVLEKIGLRS; encoded by the coding sequence ATGAGTTTTAATCCAAAACTTTGTCGTAATGAAAGTGAAGTCGAAAGCAAATTAATCGTCCAGTATCTTTTACCTGCCCTTGGCTACGATCCAAGCAAATGGCATCAAGAGGTAGCATTGGGTGGTATTCGTTTAGATTTTTTAGCATTGCTTTCCCCAGTTTTTCCAAGTATTAACGACCCATCACCGAAGCCTTGTGTGGTGATGGAAGCAAAACATCCCAAACAAAATCTCAATTTCCATGTGCGACGGCTGAGGCGATATTTAGCTAAGTTGCAAGTTATATATGGGGTATTAACTAACGGAAAAGATTTTCGGATTTATGAACTTGTTGACGATCAAATAGAGCTAATCTTCCAATGCGAAGGCTTAGAAATTGCTGACAAAATTGAGAAAATTAGCGATATTATTGGCTGGGATAAGTTAGCGGGACTTGCTACAAATAAATCTATAAATAAACCTATCCCTTTGACTGCTCTACCTGTTCCAATTGATATTAAACTTCCATTTCCTGAGAGTAATACGCTCCCATTTCTAGAATCTCTACAAGCAAGAATCATGAAAACGATCGCCATCTATCACAACAAAGGCGGTGTGGGCAAAACCACAACCACAATTAATCTTGCCGCCGCTATTAGTCGTAAGGGTTTTAAAGTATTAATTATTGATCTTGATAGTCAGGCAAACACAACCTATGCCGCAGGTTTAATGAAGTTTGACACTGAAGAAGAAGACAATCTTAAAGACTGTAATGTCTACAATATTATCTTCTATCCTAAATCCAACTATATTCATGATGTCGCGTTAAAGGGAAGTTTTACCTATCCTGAAGTAGATGTTATTCCTGCACATATTAATTTGATCTGGCAAGAAAATGCTTTAATTGACCAAGAAAGTTCTAAATTTCAGCTAGTTAAAAAGTTAGAGCTTGTGAAAAATGACTACGATGTAGTCTTAATCGATACTCCACCCTCACTCAATCTCTATGCAAGAATCGCCCTGATTGCCTGTGATTACCTCATCATTCCCTCCGACCTGAAACCATTTGCCAATGAAGGTTTACGCAATGTCAAAAACTTTGTTGAACAGATTGATGATTTTCGCAGTTTTACCAATCGATCCTCAATCAATATTCTGGGAGTTTTACCTTCTAAAATATTGACAAATGCGAATTATATCAAAGCCACTTTACCTAAGCAAGAGAAGATTGTCGAAGAGCGATATGGATTTTCCGTATTAGAAACCCGAATTTTTCAACGCGAAGATTTATCCCGCGCCATCGATAACTTTGTGATGGAAGGCGATCGCCAAATCCCCGATCCTAAATCGATCTTTGACTTTAAGCCAGATTCGATGTCAGCCGCTGAGTTTGAAGAGTTAGCCAATGAAGTGCTTGAGAAAATAGGACTACGCTCATGA
- a CDS encoding type III pantothenate kinase, whose protein sequence is MKRRDELANMATMREYFAIARLILILYISTYANKPITQATARCAALIFLEKKHIVSKSQIQLAIAIGNTRIKAFVFDRDRQILEEYAYTHEQLPKLEAKLAPRNFERIAIASVVPDMITSWHRLPQTQMIRTADVPLQGLYPTMGCDRALAAYGAGETYGYPVLVIDAGTAITITGIDAQKNLFGGAIVAGLRSQFACLHQNTAALPDLPIPETLPQRWATDTNSAIQAGIAHIFIAGLQAYIDDWRSEFPQSQVIITGGDSDYLMKWGLKVDMMEKNLVFLGIMALT, encoded by the coding sequence ATGAAGAGACGTGATGAATTGGCAAATATGGCGACAATGCGAGAGTATTTCGCGATCGCTCGTCTTATTTTAATCTTATATATTAGTACTTACGCAAATAAACCAATAACTCAAGCTACGGCGCGATGCGCCGCCTTAATCTTTCTAGAAAAAAAGCATATTGTGAGCAAGTCCCAAATCCAACTAGCGATCGCGATCGGTAACACCAGAATTAAGGCATTTGTTTTTGATCGCGATCGCCAAATTCTTGAAGAATATGCCTATACCCACGAGCAATTACCAAAGCTGGAAGCAAAACTTGCACCTAGAAATTTTGAACGCATTGCGATCGCCTCAGTCGTTCCCGATATGATCACCAGTTGGCATCGTTTGCCACAGACTCAGATGATCAGAACTGCCGATGTGCCATTGCAAGGCTTGTACCCGACAATGGGATGCGATCGCGCTTTGGCTGCCTATGGCGCGGGAGAAACCTATGGCTACCCTGTATTGGTGATTGATGCGGGGACGGCAATCACTATCACTGGAATTGATGCGCAAAAGAATTTATTTGGTGGAGCGATCGTGGCTGGATTGCGATCGCAGTTTGCCTGTTTGCATCAAAATACAGCGGCTTTGCCAGATCTACCAATTCCTGAGACTTTGCCACAGCGCTGGGCGACAGATACAAATAGCGCGATTCAGGCAGGGATAGCGCATATATTCATCGCGGGCTTACAAGCTTATATAGATGATTGGCGATCGGAGTTTCCTCAGAGCCAAGTGATTATTACTGGAGGCGATAGCGATTATTTAATGAAATGGGGCTTAAAAGTGGATATGATGGAAAAGAATCTAGTTTTTTTGGGGATTATGGCATTGACATGA
- a CDS encoding RDD family protein, with amino-acid sequence MDFEPAYSRYPLASVNQRLGALIIDFLSCWFISELTLSLLSVTSSSPLRFITFLVTWFVFRVFIAARAQGQSFGRWLMSIRVIDAEYGKTAGFGAFFKREIFVFVCSLFLIETITSTLIVFAWIPFVADAAFAIVDNEKRQAFHDRISSTISIQSRKGFAIDQKLGKLFNQAGQQATKIYQSRQDRDLYEDDYSAPRSKPTPKQKRRPRTKSRPPQDFDFGSNYESEYDRPYTDPYAEPLDPPRSAYKGDVNNFDDWNNDDDYGDRPDTYQEPYQDEPPIKRSARRPRRK; translated from the coding sequence ATGGACTTCGAGCCAGCTTACAGCCGCTATCCTCTTGCCTCAGTCAACCAAAGACTCGGAGCGCTAATCATAGACTTTTTAAGTTGTTGGTTTATATCGGAGCTAACTTTGTCTCTGCTATCAGTCACCTCATCTAGTCCTTTACGCTTCATCACATTTTTGGTGACTTGGTTTGTCTTTCGCGTATTTATCGCGGCACGCGCTCAAGGTCAAAGCTTTGGTAGATGGCTGATGAGTATTCGGGTCATTGATGCTGAATATGGGAAAACGGCTGGATTTGGAGCGTTTTTTAAGCGTGAGATTTTTGTATTTGTTTGCTCGCTATTTCTCATCGAGACAATCACTTCTACGCTGATCGTATTTGCATGGATTCCTTTTGTTGCTGATGCAGCCTTTGCGATCGTTGATAACGAGAAACGCCAAGCCTTTCACGATCGCATTAGTAGTACCATCTCCATTCAAAGTCGTAAAGGATTTGCGATCGATCAAAAATTAGGCAAACTTTTTAATCAAGCAGGACAACAAGCCACCAAGATTTATCAAAGTCGTCAAGATCGCGATCTTTATGAAGATGACTATAGCGCTCCTCGTTCTAAACCAACCCCAAAACAAAAGCGTCGTCCTCGGACAAAATCTCGTCCACCACAAGATTTTGATTTTGGCTCTAATTATGAAAGTGAATATGATCGCCCCTACACAGATCCCTATGCTGAACCGTTAGATCCGCCCAGAAGTGCTTATAAAGGCGATGTTAACAATTTTGATGATTGGAATAATGATGATGATTATGGCGATCGTCCAGATACATATCAAGAGCCTTATCAAGATGAACCACCAATTAAGCGATCGGCTCGTCGTCCTCGAAGGAAATGA
- a CDS encoding ATP-binding protein — protein MNQIPIKIAKDKINELDTVNLTNCDREPIHIPNYIQPQGLLLTLAETDLRITRVSENAPEILGMPVTELLDRPLANFIGSDHGGLIESIRGCLDHSFEHINPLNLSIANADGIVCPFNGVVHRAPSGEIVLELEPVESISKSDFFQFYRHIKVTLAKMQTTQNLSALCDLVVKEMRELTGFDRVMIYRFNEGGDGTVIAESKQDDLESFLGMHYPDSDIPKQAKYLYTLNWLRLIPDVNYRQIGLVATDKTSSDPLDMSYCGLRAVSPLHIEYLKNMGVVASMSVSLIQQQKLWGLIACHHLTPKLVPYEIRTVCEFLGQLMSTELVTKESNEDLDYKLHLKEIQGQFVERLTKVTSTNFVEEIVSDHEALLNLTGASGVAVCDGDDIILIGQTPNQEAMRTLLPWLRHLFKQDIFVTDSLSSVYPIAEEYKNVASGLLAVAISETQSQYILWFRPEILQTVTWAGNPDKPNQIESDGSLTIFPRKSFEAWQQIVSGKSNHWLHCEIEAVIELRRAIIDIVLRQSGELTNINLELERINNELDAFAYIASHDLKEPLRGIHNYATFLLDDYGEILQGEGAEKLHTLVRLTTRMELLIESLLKFSRLGRQELQMNSIDLNLLLRNVTELFSMNPQWVNCKIRIPRSLPTVFGDRVLIEEVFTNLISNAFKYNNQPEKWAEISWIESDGQPYNIFTFYVRDNGIGIREKHLESVFRIFKRLHASTKYGGGTGAGLTIVKKIVERHGGQIQVESTFGKGTTFSFALPIQNREVTQ, from the coding sequence ATGAACCAGATTCCGATAAAAATTGCCAAGGATAAGATTAATGAGCTCGACACAGTTAATCTGACCAACTGCGATCGCGAACCTATTCATATTCCCAACTATATTCAACCACAAGGCTTACTACTAACTCTGGCTGAAACAGATTTGAGAATTACTCGAGTGAGTGAAAATGCTCCCGAGATTTTGGGAATGCCAGTGACAGAATTGCTCGATCGCCCCTTAGCTAATTTTATTGGAAGCGATCACGGTGGACTGATCGAATCGATTAGAGGCTGTCTGGATCATAGCTTTGAGCATATTAATCCATTGAATCTTTCGATTGCTAATGCTGATGGTATCGTATGTCCCTTTAATGGAGTTGTCCATCGTGCTCCTAGTGGTGAGATTGTACTCGAATTAGAACCAGTAGAATCAATATCTAAGAGTGATTTCTTTCAATTTTACCGCCATATCAAAGTTACTTTGGCAAAAATGCAGACGACGCAAAATCTGTCTGCATTATGTGACTTAGTAGTTAAGGAAATGCGCGAACTGACAGGATTTGATCGGGTAATGATCTATCGCTTTAATGAAGGCGGCGATGGTACAGTGATTGCCGAATCTAAACAGGATGATTTAGAATCCTTTTTAGGAATGCATTATCCTGACTCTGACATTCCTAAGCAGGCTAAGTATCTTTATACCCTTAATTGGCTACGTTTGATTCCAGATGTAAATTATCGGCAGATAGGGCTAGTCGCAACCGATAAAACCTCTTCAGATCCCCTTGACATGAGCTATTGCGGCTTGCGAGCAGTATCACCACTACATATTGAATATCTCAAAAATATGGGCGTTGTTGCCTCAATGTCAGTTTCCCTCATTCAGCAGCAGAAGCTTTGGGGATTGATTGCCTGTCACCACCTCACTCCTAAACTTGTGCCCTATGAAATTCGCACCGTCTGTGAATTTTTGGGACAATTAATGTCAACAGAGTTAGTTACTAAAGAAAGTAACGAAGACCTCGACTACAAATTGCATCTAAAGGAAATCCAAGGTCAATTTGTAGAACGTCTGACCAAAGTAACCAGCACCAATTTTGTGGAAGAGATCGTCTCAGACCACGAAGCTTTGTTAAATTTGACAGGTGCTTCTGGCGTGGCGGTATGTGATGGCGACGACATCATCTTGATTGGTCAAACCCCTAATCAAGAAGCGATGAGGACTTTGCTTCCTTGGCTACGTCATCTATTTAAGCAAGATATTTTTGTTACTGATAGTTTGTCTAGTGTCTATCCGATCGCAGAAGAATACAAAAATGTCGCTAGTGGTCTCCTTGCGGTGGCAATTTCAGAAACCCAGAGTCAATATATCCTTTGGTTCCGCCCTGAGATATTGCAGACAGTGACTTGGGCTGGCAATCCTGATAAACCCAATCAAATAGAATCGGATGGCAGCTTGACAATATTTCCGCGTAAGTCTTTTGAGGCTTGGCAACAGATAGTCAGTGGAAAGTCTAACCATTGGCTCCACTGTGAAATAGAAGCAGTAATCGAATTGCGACGAGCCATCATCGATATCGTGTTACGTCAATCAGGTGAACTTACCAACATCAACTTGGAACTAGAACGGATCAATAACGAACTAGATGCTTTTGCTTACATCGCTTCCCATGATTTGAAAGAACCCCTGCGCGGTATTCACAACTACGCTACTTTTTTGTTAGATGACTATGGCGAAATCTTGCAGGGTGAAGGCGCTGAAAAGCTGCACACGCTGGTACGGCTGACAACTCGCATGGAATTACTGATCGAATCATTGTTGAAATTCTCCCGCTTAGGCAGACAAGAGTTGCAAATGAACTCGATCGATCTCAATCTATTATTGCGGAATGTGACCGAATTATTTAGCATGAATCCCCAATGGGTCAACTGCAAGATTCGCATTCCCCGATCGCTACCAACTGTATTTGGCGATCGCGTTTTGATCGAAGAAGTATTTACTAATTTAATTTCTAATGCCTTTAAGTACAATAATCAGCCTGAAAAATGGGCGGAAATTAGCTGGATTGAATCCGATGGACAGCCCTATAACATTTTTACTTTTTATGTGCGCGACAATGGCATCGGCATTCGTGAAAAGCATCTAGAATCTGTGTTTCGCATCTTCAAGAGATTACATGCATCTACTAAATATGGAGGTGGCACTGGCGCAGGGTTAACCATTGTTAAAAAGATCGTCGAGCGTCATGGCGGTCAAATCCAAGTAGAATCCACCTTTGGCAAAGGAACTACATTTTCCTTTGCGTTACCAATTCAAAACAGAGAGGTCACCCAATGA
- a CDS encoding response regulator, producing the protein MKTEPSRLLTSAWDDLTHPVIMIVEDSDEDFYTFLRVTQNLDSLLRSQYKFLRFEDGDEALDYLFRQGDYQNLNAPLPVGILLDLNLPGTDGRDIIRKAKQTSHLQMIPIIVLTTSSSAHDIQTCYRYGANSYMLKPMGVLAMQQTVQTIFQTWFQLTILPSYGQFIT; encoded by the coding sequence ATGAAGACTGAACCGTCAAGGCTATTGACTTCAGCTTGGGATGACCTCACTCATCCTGTAATCATGATTGTTGAAGATAGTGATGAAGATTTCTATACTTTTTTACGGGTCACTCAAAATCTCGATTCACTTCTGCGATCGCAATATAAGTTTTTACGATTTGAAGATGGGGATGAAGCGTTAGATTATCTATTTCGTCAAGGAGATTATCAAAACCTAAATGCACCTCTGCCCGTTGGCATCCTACTCGATCTAAACCTTCCTGGTACTGACGGACGCGACATCATCAGAAAGGCTAAGCAAACTTCCCATCTACAAATGATTCCAATTATTGTGTTGACTACTTCTAGTAGCGCTCACGATATTCAAACTTGTTACCGATATGGCGCAAATTCTTACATGCTCAAGCCGATGGGCGTTTTAGCAATGCAGCAGACTGTGCAAACTATATTTCAAACTTGGTTCCAACTCACGATTTTACCTAGTTATGGACAATTCATCACCTGA